A stretch of the Solirubrobacterales bacterium genome encodes the following:
- a CDS encoding alpha/beta hydrolase, whose protein sequence is MNPTATQESRFRLDPLVFTPSHRGGNGTPLVLLHGFTGTWHAWDLVLDRLEARHEVFAPTLPAHTGGPPFPEPRSIPALIDGVERILDDAGIAEAHLVGNSLGGFLALGLAARGRARTVTALAPAGGWAEGDPALSQTMAFFQKMQRMILAAAPHADAIAAHPERRANAMQFVTAHPEVMPPDLVVRTILGAAGCRDAVELAGVAAEDDWDLDFADINCPVRIVWGTADRILSLPRAAARYRENLPHADWIELDGIGHCPQLDVPVETAELVLGFTGG, encoded by the coding sequence TTGAACCCGACAGCCACCCAAGAGTCCCGCTTTCGGCTCGATCCTCTCGTCTTTACGCCGTCCCACCGCGGCGGCAACGGCACGCCGCTGGTGCTGCTCCACGGGTTCACCGGGACCTGGCATGCATGGGACCTTGTTCTCGACCGGCTTGAGGCACGTCACGAGGTGTTCGCCCCGACCCTGCCCGCGCATACCGGTGGGCCACCGTTTCCCGAACCCCGCAGCATCCCGGCACTGATCGACGGAGTCGAGCGAATCCTCGATGACGCCGGGATCGCGGAGGCGCACCTGGTCGGTAACTCACTGGGGGGATTCCTGGCCCTCGGCCTCGCCGCCCGCGGCCGGGCCCGAACGGTGACCGCCCTGGCTCCGGCCGGCGGCTGGGCCGAGGGTGACCCGGCGCTGAGTCAGACGATGGCTTTCTTCCAGAAGATGCAGCGCATGATCCTGGCGGCCGCCCCCCATGCCGACGCGATCGCCGCGCACCCCGAGCGCCGTGCCAACGCAATGCAGTTTGTGACCGCACACCCCGAGGTGATGCCCCCGGATCTGGTCGTGCGGACGATCCTCGGTGCGGCCGGATGCCGCGACGCGGTCGAGCTGGCCGGAGTGGCCGCCGAGGACGACTGGGATCTCGATTTCGCGGACATCAACTGCCCGGTGCGGATCGTGTGGGGTACGGCCGACCGGATCCTGTCGCTGCCGCGGGCCGCCGCCCGCTACCGGGAGAACCTCCCCCACGCCGACTGGATCGAGCTGGACGGCATCGGCCACTGCCCCCAGCTCGACGTACCGGTGGAGACGGCCGAGCTGGTTCTCGGCTTCACCGGCGGCTGA
- a CDS encoding peptidoglycan DD-metalloendopeptidase family protein: MSPVVSGVRGGSLSRLVALVVLTVVGLGVSAGSASATAGSDWLPVRGTMKVSCTWNNGCWYKGSSYHKHPAIDLAVGANRAVYASGAGAVSAAKMGCWAYTPNWGCHDGMGNHVAVNHGSHVSRYLHFSSIAVGIRAGVKVKAGQFIGRTGNSGASDGAHLHYDERKSAYSGAFLNPGALRVCHGKTRKSYGGSGWNKVRTGTTIRNESYSCATPPSVPKPVPPNDTSTGVQPNWKRSQTTSDFNGDGKSDVLYLRARDGAWLVSWAGSSGFGMLRDGQIDVDRTFVGDFNGDGRSDVLYFRERDGVWLVSWSGTSGFTQLRDGQIDTSRVRSSG; encoded by the coding sequence ATGAGTCCGGTCGTGTCTGGAGTTCGGGGAGGTTCCCTCAGCCGTCTTGTCGCGCTGGTGGTGCTGACGGTCGTCGGCTTGGGGGTGTCGGCAGGGTCGGCTTCAGCAACGGCTGGGTCGGATTGGCTTCCCGTACGGGGCACGATGAAGGTGAGTTGCACTTGGAACAACGGCTGCTGGTACAAGGGGAGTAGCTATCACAAACATCCCGCTATCGATCTCGCGGTAGGAGCTAACAGAGCGGTGTATGCGTCCGGTGCCGGCGCAGTGTCGGCCGCGAAGATGGGTTGCTGGGCTTACACGCCCAATTGGGGTTGCCACGATGGCATGGGGAATCATGTCGCGGTCAACCACGGATCCCATGTGTCCAGGTATCTGCATTTCTCCTCGATCGCCGTTGGTATCAGGGCTGGTGTGAAGGTGAAGGCGGGCCAGTTCATTGGACGTACCGGTAACTCCGGTGCATCGGACGGCGCGCACCTCCACTATGACGAGAGAAAGTCTGCATACAGTGGGGCTTTCCTCAACCCGGGGGCGCTACGTGTTTGTCACGGCAAGACGAGGAAAAGCTATGGCGGCAGTGGCTGGAACAAAGTCAGGACGGGAACGACAATCCGAAATGAAAGTTACTCCTGCGCAACGCCGCCCTCCGTTCCGAAACCCGTTCCCCCGAACGACACAAGTACCGGAGTGCAGCCAAACTGGAAACGAAGCCAGACCACATCAGACTTCAATGGCGATGGGAAGTCCGATGTGTTGTATTTGCGTGCGCGTGATGGGGCGTGGCTGGTGTCGTGGGCTGGTAGTTCTGGTTTTGGGATGCTTCGTGATGGTCAGATTGATGTGGATCGCACGTTTGTGGGTGACTTCAACGGTGATGGTCGGTCTGATGTGTTGTATTTCCGTGAGCGTGACGGTGTTTGGTTGGTTTCATGGAGCGGAACGTCGGGTTTCACCCAGCTCCGCGACGGCCAGATAGATACAAGCCGGGTGCGAAGCTCGGGTTAA
- a CDS encoding VCBS repeat-containing protein, with the protein MDSDGDGLWDMWDTTSNDTDVNKDGRPDVVGFANAGVAVALNTGSGFGDSSLWSKEFGYSAGGWRVDAHPRMLVDVNGDGRPDVVGFANAGVYVALNTGSGFGAARLWTTDFRYGPGGGWRVDRHPRMLVDVNKDGRPDVVGFANAGVAVALNTGSGFGVSSLWSKEFGYSAGGWRVDAHPRMLVDVNGDGRPDVVGFANAGVYVALNTGSGFGAARLWTTDFRYGPGGGWRVDRHPRMLVDVNKDGRPDVVGFANAGVAVALNTGSGFGAASLWSKEFGYSAGGWRVGCRMHVRGFMDRGCVDC; encoded by the coding sequence GTGGACAGCGACGGGGATGGTTTGTGGGATATGTGGGACACCACGTCTAATGACACGGATGTGAACAAGGATGGGCGTCCTGATGTTGTCGGCTTCGCTAATGCGGGGGTGGCTGTTGCGTTGAATACAGGTTCTGGGTTTGGTGATTCGAGTCTCTGGTCGAAGGAGTTCGGTTACAGCGCTGGCGGCTGGAGAGTCGATGCGCATCCGAGGATGCTTGTTGATGTGAACGGTGACGGTCGCCCTGATGTTGTTGGCTTCGCTAATGCCGGGGTCTATGTTGCGTTGAACACGGGCTCTGGTTTTGGTGCTGCGAGGCTCTGGACAACGGATTTCCGTTACGGTCCTGGTGGTGGCTGGAGAGTTGACAGGCATCCGAGGATGCTTGTCGATGTGAACAAGGATGGCCGTCCTGATGTTGTCGGCTTCGCTAATGCGGGGGTGGCTGTTGCGTTGAATACGGGTTCTGGTTTTGGTGTTTCGAGTCTCTGGTCGAAGGAGTTCGGTTACAGCGCTGGCGGCTGGAGAGTCGATGCGCATCCGAGGATGCTTGTTGATGTGAACGGTGACGGTCGCCCTGATGTTGTTGGCTTCGCTAATGCCGGGGTCTATGTTGCGTTGAACACGGGCTCTGGTTTTGGTGCTGCGAGGCTCTGGACCACGGATTTCCGTTACGGTCCTGGTGGTGGCTGGAGAGTTGACAGGCATCCGAGGATGCTTGTCGATGTGAACAAGGATGGCCGTCCTGATGTTGTCGGCTTCGCTAATGCGGGGGTGGCGGTTGCGTTGAATACGGGTTCTGGTTTTGGTGCTGCGAGTCTCTGGTCCAAGGAGTTCGGTTACAGCGCTGGTGGCTGGAGAGTCGGATGCCGGATGCACGTCCGAGGTTTCATGGACCGAGGTTGCGTTGACTGTTGA
- a CDS encoding homocysteine S-methyltransferase family protein, which produces MSERDYLSAVADHIVVFDGGMGATLEMFDLTQEDYGGLAGKCHEALILNRPDVIEGVHTSMLEAGAEVVETDTFQASRIKLDEWGLAEHTVEINVKAAEIARKAAGPDRFVAGSIGPTGHLPASDDPTLGNIRFGELVEVFTEQAGGLVKGGADLIIIETVQDILEAKAAIFGARAAFEEIGRAVPIQVSVSLLPNGGKMLLGTDISAMLTTLEALKVDVVGLNCSTGPEDMRDAIRYLGENSPMPIHCIPNAGLPLQGPDGETIFPEKPEPLAATLGEFVENYGVGVVGGCCGTTPEHIAAIAERVKGIKPAARPAPGEIRVSSMMTSTPLVQEPRPTLVGERVNSQGSRRAKELLLAEDYDTINQIAEDQVEGGAHVLDICVALTERQDEDEQMRQVAKRISLTQPAPIQVDSTEPDVIKTTLEQIPGRAIVNSVNLEAGRKKLDTVVPLAKAHGACLIALTIDEVGMAKTADRKVEIAQTITDMVVGEHGMDPETLIFDCLTFTLTTGDAEWRPSAVETIEGIRRIKAEIPGVKTSLGVSNVSFGVSPAARAVLNSVFLHHCVQAGLDLAMVNPNHITPYGEISEEERELTDDLVLNRREDALELFIQHFESKGEVEEDEDADPTAGMEPEEALHFQILRRKKEGVEDWIDRSVEKIGAVPTLNDVLLPAMKEVGDKFGAGELILPFVLQSAEVMKKAVNRLENYLDRIEGHTKGRVVVATVFGDVHDIGKSLVNTILTNNGYTVIDLGKQVPVDTIIDAAIEHDADAIGLSALLVSTSKQMPAAIQELHRRELDYPVLIGGAAINRDFGRRVLYPNGRENDEIYGPGVFYCRDAFQGLDTMDALVDGEAREALVEKMRSEAETFRNKPQVEENLPPTTDDSVRSTASTDAPIPTPPWWGVREVPVDFDEVFKHLDLHVLFKLHWGGRGVKGEEWEKLVSEEFRPRLERMWAEQDYLHPRARLGYFPCNADGNELVIFDPEDHDREINRLVFPRQPKHDRICLTDFYRPLNDEGVRDVVALQGVTVGPEVTELMDRLRDNDEFAEQLYTHGLGVQSAEGLAEWLHHEARKQLGIGPAQGRRYSWGYPACPEQSEHEKVWQLLHLEEIGMYLSGGFAVMPEQSTVAIIAHHPQAVYFGMKSGFIPKGEAPDEIIIGSDRSAIPESDPRDAAVESEGEAAAAPATEATT; this is translated from the coding sequence TGTCTGAACGCGATTACCTGTCCGCCGTTGCCGATCACATCGTCGTCTTTGATGGCGGGATGGGCGCGACCCTGGAGATGTTCGACCTGACCCAGGAGGACTACGGCGGGCTGGCCGGCAAGTGCCACGAGGCCCTGATTCTCAACCGGCCGGATGTGATCGAGGGGGTTCACACATCGATGCTGGAGGCTGGGGCCGAGGTGGTGGAAACAGACACCTTCCAGGCCTCCCGGATCAAGCTGGACGAGTGGGGTCTGGCCGAGCACACGGTCGAGATAAACGTGAAGGCAGCCGAGATCGCCCGCAAGGCGGCCGGGCCGGACCGCTTCGTCGCCGGATCGATCGGCCCGACCGGCCATCTCCCCGCATCTGATGATCCGACCCTCGGCAACATCCGTTTCGGCGAACTGGTCGAGGTGTTCACCGAACAGGCCGGTGGCCTGGTCAAGGGTGGCGCCGACCTGATCATCATCGAGACGGTCCAGGACATCCTCGAAGCCAAGGCGGCGATCTTCGGCGCCCGGGCGGCGTTCGAGGAGATCGGCCGGGCGGTGCCGATCCAGGTTTCCGTCTCACTTCTGCCGAACGGCGGCAAGATGCTGCTCGGCACCGACATCTCGGCGATGCTGACCACCCTTGAGGCGCTCAAGGTGGATGTGGTCGGGCTGAACTGCTCGACCGGTCCGGAGGACATGCGTGACGCGATCCGCTACCTCGGTGAGAACAGCCCGATGCCGATCCACTGCATCCCCAACGCCGGCCTGCCGCTTCAGGGCCCGGATGGCGAAACGATCTTCCCGGAGAAGCCGGAGCCGCTCGCCGCCACCCTGGGCGAGTTTGTCGAGAACTACGGGGTCGGTGTGGTCGGCGGCTGCTGCGGCACCACCCCGGAGCACATCGCCGCGATCGCGGAACGGGTAAAGGGGATAAAGCCGGCAGCCCGACCGGCCCCGGGGGAGATCCGGGTCTCCTCGATGATGACCTCCACCCCGCTGGTTCAGGAACCCCGACCGACCCTGGTCGGCGAAAGGGTCAACTCCCAGGGTTCCCGCCGGGCCAAGGAGCTGCTGCTGGCCGAGGACTACGACACGATCAACCAGATCGCCGAGGATCAGGTCGAGGGCGGCGCCCACGTGCTGGACATCTGTGTGGCCCTGACCGAACGTCAGGACGAGGACGAGCAGATGCGTCAGGTGGCGAAACGGATCTCGCTGACCCAGCCCGCCCCGATCCAGGTCGACTCGACCGAACCGGATGTGATCAAGACCACCCTGGAGCAGATCCCCGGCCGGGCGATCGTCAACTCGGTCAACCTCGAGGCGGGTCGCAAGAAACTGGACACCGTGGTTCCGCTCGCCAAGGCACACGGTGCCTGCCTGATCGCGCTGACCATCGACGAGGTCGGCATGGCAAAAACCGCGGACCGCAAGGTCGAGATCGCCCAGACGATCACCGACATGGTCGTGGGTGAGCACGGCATGGACCCCGAGACGCTGATCTTCGACTGCCTCACCTTCACCCTGACCACCGGTGACGCAGAGTGGCGGCCGTCCGCGGTCGAGACGATCGAGGGCATCCGCCGGATCAAGGCGGAGATCCCCGGGGTGAAGACCTCGCTCGGCGTTTCCAACGTCTCCTTCGGGGTCTCCCCCGCCGCCCGGGCGGTGCTCAACTCCGTTTTCCTTCACCACTGCGTCCAGGCCGGCCTTGACCTGGCGATGGTCAACCCGAACCACATCACCCCCTACGGCGAGATCTCCGAGGAGGAACGGGAGCTGACCGACGACCTGGTGCTGAACCGCCGCGAGGACGCGCTCGAGCTCTTCATTCAGCACTTCGAGTCGAAGGGCGAGGTCGAGGAGGACGAGGACGCCGACCCGACCGCCGGGATGGAGCCGGAGGAGGCCCTCCACTTCCAGATCCTGCGCCGCAAGAAGGAAGGGGTCGAGGACTGGATCGACAGGTCGGTCGAGAAGATCGGTGCCGTCCCCACCCTGAACGACGTGCTGCTGCCGGCGATGAAGGAGGTCGGGGACAAGTTCGGGGCCGGCGAGCTGATCCTGCCGTTCGTGCTGCAGTCGGCCGAGGTGATGAAGAAAGCGGTCAACCGTCTGGAGAACTACCTCGACCGGATCGAGGGTCACACCAAGGGCCGGGTGGTGGTCGCGACCGTGTTCGGTGACGTTCACGACATCGGCAAGTCGCTGGTCAACACGATCCTGACCAACAACGGTTACACCGTGATCGACCTCGGCAAACAGGTCCCGGTGGACACGATCATCGACGCCGCGATCGAGCATGACGCCGACGCGATCGGCCTCTCGGCCCTGTTGGTTTCCACCTCGAAGCAGATGCCGGCCGCGATCCAGGAACTTCACCGTCGCGAGCTGGACTACCCGGTGCTGATCGGCGGGGCGGCGATCAACCGTGACTTCGGCCGCCGGGTGCTTTACCCGAACGGACGTGAGAACGACGAGATCTACGGCCCCGGCGTGTTCTACTGCCGGGACGCCTTCCAGGGTCTCGACACGATGGATGCCCTGGTTGACGGCGAGGCCCGCGAGGCGCTGGTCGAGAAGATGCGCTCAGAGGCCGAGACCTTCCGCAACAAGCCGCAGGTAGAGGAGAACCTGCCGCCGACCACCGATGACTCGGTCCGTTCCACCGCCAGCACCGACGCCCCGATCCCGACCCCGCCCTGGTGGGGTGTGCGGGAGGTCCCCGTGGACTTCGATGAGGTGTTCAAGCACCTCGATCTCCACGTGCTGTTCAAGCTCCACTGGGGTGGCCGCGGGGTGAAGGGCGAGGAGTGGGAGAAGCTGGTTTCCGAGGAGTTCCGGCCGCGGCTGGAGCGGATGTGGGCCGAGCAGGACTACCTCCACCCCCGCGCCCGGCTCGGGTACTTCCCTTGCAACGCGGACGGCAACGAGCTGGTGATCTTCGATCCCGAGGATCACGACAGGGAGATCAACCGCCTCGTCTTCCCCCGCCAGCCGAAGCACGACCGGATCTGCCTGACCGACTTCTACCGGCCGCTGAACGACGAGGGTGTGCGGGATGTGGTCGCGCTCCAGGGCGTGACCGTCGGCCCGGAGGTGACCGAGCTGATGGATCGCCTGCGGGACAACGACGAGTTCGCCGAACAGCTCTACACCCACGGGCTCGGGGTCCAGAGCGCCGAGGGTCTGGCCGAGTGGCTTCATCACGAGGCCCGCAAGCAGCTCGGGATCGGCCCGGCCCAGGGCCGCCGCTACTCCTGGGGCTACCCCGCCTGCCCGGAGCAGTCCGAGCACGAGAAGGTGTGGCAGCTCCTTCACCTGGAGGAAATCGGCATGTATCTCTCCGGCGGTTTCGCGGTGATGCCAGAGCAGTCCACGGTCGCGATCATCGCCCACCACCCGCAGGCGGTCTACTTCGGCATGAAGTCCGGCTTCATCCCCAAGGGCGAAGCCCCGGACGAGATCATCATCGGCTCCGACCGCTCCGCCATCCCGGAATCAGACCCCCGAGACGCCGCGGTCGAGTCCGAAGGCGAAGCCGCCGCAGCCCCGGCCACCGAAGCCACTACCTAA
- a CDS encoding PIN domain-containing protein, producing the protein MASRGLADTSVFVAAETGRPLGSLANELSVATVTLTELELGVLAAAPADRARRLRTLSAVREAVAALPLDDQVASRLAELLAQLRGSGRKPKLFDTIIAATALHHDLPVYTQDDDFDAIAAVNEALEVKRV; encoded by the coding sequence GTGGCCTCCCGCGGACTAGCCGACACCTCGGTTTTCGTCGCCGCCGAGACCGGCCGTCCGCTCGGCTCGCTGGCCAATGAACTCTCGGTCGCGACGGTCACCCTGACCGAGCTCGAGCTGGGAGTGCTCGCCGCCGCGCCAGCGGATCGGGCTCGCCGCCTGCGCACACTCAGTGCAGTACGAGAAGCGGTGGCTGCCCTGCCACTCGACGATCAGGTGGCATCACGACTGGCCGAGCTACTGGCCCAGCTACGCGGCAGCGGCCGCAAGCCCAAGCTCTTCGACACGATCATCGCGGCCACCGCACTGCATCACGATCTGCCCGTCTACACGCAAGACGACGATTTCGACGCCATTGCCGCAGTGAACGAAGCACTCGAAGTCAAGCGGGTCTAG
- a CDS encoding type II toxin-antitoxin system prevent-host-death family antitoxin: MEIGVRELRNRTADVVKRVRHGESVTLTVNRQPVADIVPHVGRRQTISAAEVTAIRERHGADPDLFSTLDELAGATVDELWPPAD, encoded by the coding sequence ATGGAGATTGGTGTTCGTGAGCTTCGCAATCGCACCGCTGACGTGGTCAAGCGGGTACGCCACGGGGAGTCCGTGACGCTGACTGTGAATCGGCAGCCGGTTGCCGACATCGTGCCGCACGTCGGTCGCCGCCAGACGATTTCGGCTGCCGAGGTGACTGCGATCCGGGAGCGCCACGGCGCCGACCCCGATCTGTTCTCCACCCTCGACGAGCTGGCCGGCGCAACCGTCGATGAGCTGTGGCCTCCCGCGGACTAG
- a CDS encoding FG-GAP-like repeat-containing protein produces the protein MNLRSGVVSLIVFATVLALPQAASALKFTPAAGSPITNSGNVITMSAVGDFNQDGFDDIAFVGDGTLLRVKFGSARPGTFTSVPTSPNDLTTVSIPGVSSLSTIRSGDFDGDGHLDLLVGSGTSWGTVLGDGTGGFTQSNPSFQIPWAMPNYRGIPNDYANTIGDVDSDGDLDLVVGMYETGIDVALNDGDGDFTPQPVTYFLPEADRAANGLDGMYSPTLGDFNGDGKVDLAVALRQDAPPSSAPTGVYVANGDGAGNFTPSGEPPLFSDRRNFSSLSSLRLDPGTTDDLAVAFTDDLPDGTNLVTVLGGSNGRTKNPSLAGQLNAGYYPYQQSIGDFDSDGRPDILIGARGDYSASVIRNGGDGTITSFSGSPFLLPQIDGNNFSVNGIYSGDFDGDGALDIAADSSHSGQAFQARGIDVLLSQPNVTVDQTALGFGDVEVGTSGTLSVTLTNDGAPTATLGDVSITGPDAGQFTLGTTTCGSDLAGGASCDRAVVFSPTVAGSSDATLRIQMPGGSSVEVGLSGAGMTPVSPVKPAKLTLKLTGAKKVKRGKTLVVKAQVGNTGGKTAQGVTLKTKLPKKMAKAVKPVKVGDLAPGQRVARKIRIRVKKNAPAGRKFKVKVTASAGTGITTVKATQTFRSSTGPKHSGNPGTRVSP, from the coding sequence ATGAATCTACGAAGTGGTGTTGTTTCGCTGATCGTGTTTGCGACCGTGCTGGCACTGCCACAGGCGGCCTCGGCGCTCAAGTTCACTCCCGCGGCGGGAAGTCCGATCACCAACTCCGGCAATGTGATCACGATGAGCGCCGTCGGGGATTTCAACCAGGACGGGTTTGACGACATTGCCTTCGTCGGCGACGGCACCCTTCTGCGGGTGAAGTTCGGCAGTGCGCGTCCCGGGACTTTCACCAGTGTCCCGACGAGCCCGAACGACCTGACAACTGTGAGCATCCCGGGGGTGTCCAGCCTCTCGACCATCCGGTCGGGGGACTTCGACGGGGACGGCCATCTGGATCTGCTGGTCGGGTCCGGTACCTCCTGGGGCACCGTTCTCGGTGACGGCACCGGCGGGTTCACCCAGTCAAATCCTTCCTTTCAGATCCCCTGGGCGATGCCGAACTATCGCGGCATCCCGAACGATTATGCGAACACGATCGGGGATGTTGACAGTGACGGTGACCTCGACCTGGTCGTCGGCATGTACGAGACCGGGATTGATGTGGCCCTCAACGACGGTGACGGCGACTTCACCCCGCAGCCGGTGACCTACTTCCTGCCCGAAGCCGACCGTGCGGCCAACGGTCTCGACGGGATGTACTCCCCGACGCTGGGTGATTTCAACGGTGACGGCAAGGTTGACCTCGCGGTGGCTCTCCGGCAGGACGCGCCACCGAGCAGCGCCCCAACCGGCGTTTATGTGGCCAACGGGGATGGCGCCGGCAACTTCACCCCGAGCGGGGAACCGCCGCTGTTCTCGGACCGCCGGAACTTCAGTTCACTGTCCAGCCTGCGGCTCGACCCGGGAACGACCGATGACCTCGCGGTGGCCTTCACCGACGATCTGCCCGACGGGACCAACCTCGTCACCGTCCTCGGCGGCAGCAACGGCCGGACCAAGAATCCCTCGCTAGCCGGCCAGCTGAACGCGGGCTACTACCCGTATCAGCAGAGCATCGGGGACTTTGACTCCGACGGCCGACCCGACATTCTGATCGGAGCGCGTGGTGACTACAGCGCCTCGGTGATCAGAAACGGCGGCGACGGGACGATCACCTCCTTCTCCGGATCCCCCTTCCTGCTACCCCAGATTGATGGCAACAACTTTTCGGTGAATGGGATCTACAGCGGTGATTTCGACGGTGACGGAGCGCTTGACATCGCCGCCGACTCCAGCCACTCCGGCCAGGCCTTCCAGGCCCGCGGCATTGACGTGCTGCTCAGCCAACCGAACGTCACCGTCGACCAGACCGCCCTCGGGTTCGGCGATGTGGAGGTCGGTACCTCGGGCACACTCAGCGTCACCCTGACCAACGATGGCGCCCCAACCGCCACCCTCGGGGATGTTTCGATCACCGGTCCCGACGCCGGGCAGTTCACCCTGGGAACCACCACCTGTGGAAGTGACCTCGCCGGCGGTGCGAGCTGCGACCGTGCTGTGGTTTTCTCACCCACAGTCGCCGGTAGCAGTGATGCCACCCTGCGGATTCAGATGCCTGGCGGAAGCTCGGTCGAGGTGGGGTTGAGCGGCGCCGGCATGACCCCGGTCTCCCCGGTGAAGCCGGCCAAACTGACGCTGAAACTGACCGGCGCCAAGAAGGTGAAACGCGGCAAGACCCTGGTGGTGAAGGCCCAGGTCGGCAACACCGGCGGCAAGACCGCCCAAGGGGTCACTCTGAAAACGAAGCTGCCGAAGAAGATGGCCAAGGCGGTGAAGCCGGTCAAGGTCGGCGACCTCGCTCCCGGCCAGAGAGTGGCCCGGAAAATCAGGATCAGGGTTAAAAAGAACGCTCCCGCAGGCCGGAAGTTCAAGGTGAAGGTGACCGCGAGCGCCGGGACCGGGATCACCACCGTGAAAGCGACGCAGACCTTCCGGTCCAGTACCGGGCCGAAGCACTCAGGAAATCCGGGAACCAGGGTCAGCCCGTAG
- a CDS encoding GFA family protein, with protein MNDQRAIPEPDLPLTGRCCCEQVRFEVSEPLVGIVGCYCKRCQRRTGTAFSATGLTRPGTFRITAGEGLVTSFDPGDGWIKKFCSVCGGHVFTVNPDNPELIAIRVGALDGEPGARIAAYQFTDYASVWAPPPDDDLPHFPERADWGQLLA; from the coding sequence ATGAACGATCAACGCGCGATACCTGAGCCTGATCTGCCCCTGACCGGGCGCTGCTGCTGCGAGCAGGTCCGTTTTGAGGTTTCCGAACCGCTGGTCGGGATCGTCGGCTGTTACTGCAAGCGCTGCCAGCGGCGGACCGGCACCGCCTTCTCGGCAACCGGCCTGACCCGTCCCGGAACCTTCCGGATCACCGCCGGCGAGGGTCTGGTCACCTCGTTCGATCCCGGTGACGGCTGGATCAAGAAGTTCTGTTCGGTCTGCGGCGGTCACGTGTTCACCGTCAATCCGGACAACCCGGAGCTGATCGCGATCCGGGTCGGGGCGCTCGACGGCGAGCCCGGCGCCCGAATCGCCGCGTACCAGTTCACCGATTACGCCTCGGTCTGGGCTCCGCCGCCGGATGACGATCTGCCTCATTTCCCGGAGCGGGCCGACTGGGGCCAACTGCTCGCCTGA